In Caldilineales bacterium, a single genomic region encodes these proteins:
- a CDS encoding uroporphyrinogen decarboxylase family protein produces MTEMTSRERVLTALNGGIPDRVPFMELYVAEAFGLRLLGRPPSPEPAFVSGSLPVTCAYFGGHKYDPADLAQALGLDGFCMSIQPRIYFVGRVSDGNTFFVDGMIKQRADLALVDLPDPDDPSIYEPARAFLARYRPLGYAIGCFINLGSDPVVLSMGWDNFAYALYDDPYVPETLFDIYTDWYSRAVKHICALGFDFVWAGDDIAFRTGLMISPQTFRSLFMPYWRRVAEAITLPWIFHTDGNFLAVLDDLLSLGMNALHPIEPDAVDIVALKRRFADPAQGRRLTLVGNIDVDKLAAGTPDEVSRLTRDTIRQVAPGGGYILSSSNSIAAYCQVENVLAMVRACREYGRYPIA; encoded by the coding sequence ATGACCGAAATGACCTCCCGCGAACGCGTCCTCACCGCCCTGAACGGCGGCATACCCGACCGCGTGCCGTTCATGGAACTGTACGTGGCCGAAGCCTTCGGCCTGCGGCTGCTCGGCCGGCCGCCCTCCCCCGAACCGGCCTTCGTGTCTGGCTCGCTGCCCGTCACCTGCGCCTACTTCGGCGGGCACAAATACGACCCCGCCGACCTGGCCCAAGCCCTCGGTCTGGACGGCTTCTGCATGAGCATCCAGCCGCGCATCTACTTCGTGGGCCGGGTGTCCGATGGCAACACCTTCTTCGTGGACGGCATGATCAAGCAGCGCGCCGACCTGGCGCTGGTCGATCTCCCCGACCCGGACGACCCCAGCATCTACGAACCCGCCCGCGCCTTCCTGGCCCGTTATCGGCCCCTGGGCTATGCCATCGGCTGCTTCATCAACCTCGGCTCGGACCCGGTGGTGCTGAGCATGGGCTGGGACAACTTCGCCTACGCCCTCTACGACGACCCCTACGTGCCGGAAACGCTCTTCGACATCTACACCGATTGGTACAGCCGGGCGGTCAAGCACATCTGCGCCCTCGGCTTCGATTTCGTCTGGGCAGGCGACGACATCGCCTTCAGGACCGGGCTGATGATTTCGCCTCAGACCTTTCGCAGCCTGTTCATGCCCTACTGGCGCCGCGTGGCCGAGGCCATCACCCTCCCCTGGATTTTCCACACCGACGGCAACTTCCTGGCCGTGCTGGATGACCTGCTCTCCTTGGGCATGAACGCCCTCCACCCCATCGAGCCGGACGCCGTGGACATCGTCGCCCTCAAACGCCGTTTCGCTGATCCGGCGCAGGGCCGGCGCCTGACCCTGGTCGGCAACATCGACGTGGACAAACTCGCCGCTGGCACGCCCGATGAGGTGTCGCGCCTGACCCGCGACACCATCCGCCAGGTCGCGCCCGGCGGCGGCTACATCCTCTCCAGCAGCAACTCCATCGCCGCCTACTGCCAGGTCGAGAATGTCCTGGCGATGGTGCGGGCCTGCCGGGAATACGGCCGCTACCCGATTGCGTAG
- a CDS encoding helix-turn-helix domain-containing protein, whose translation MMNEQHLGSSLDDFLEEEGLLAEAEAVAVKRVLAFQIEQLMRDQQLSKAEMARRMNTSRAAVDRLLDPESASATLATLEKAAFALGRKLRVAIV comes from the coding sequence ATGATGAACGAACAGCATTTGGGCAGTAGCCTGGACGATTTCCTCGAGGAAGAAGGCCTTCTGGCGGAAGCCGAAGCGGTTGCGGTCAAACGCGTATTAGCTTTCCAGATTGAGCAACTCATGCGGGATCAACAGTTGTCGAAAGCGGAAATGGCTCGCCGCATGAACACGAGCCGAGCAGCCGTGGATAGACTCCTAGATCCTGAGAGCGCATCGGCCACGTTGGCGACGCTGGAGAAAGCCGCCTTTGCACTTGGTCGTAAACTTAGGGTAGCAATTGTCTAG
- a CDS encoding type II toxin-antitoxin system RelE/ParE family toxin: protein MEDEARLRVLFYRSSAGNEPVRDWLKALPAEERRIIGDDLKTAQYGWPLGMPLIRKLEAGLWEVRSHLPNRIARVIFTVDDDTMVLLHGFIKQSQKTPDSDLQLARQRFQSLRG from the coding sequence ATGGAAGATGAAGCGCGCTTGCGTGTGCTTTTCTATCGATCGTCTGCAGGCAATGAGCCAGTGCGTGATTGGCTCAAGGCTCTGCCGGCAGAAGAGCGAAGGATCATTGGCGATGATCTGAAAACGGCGCAGTATGGTTGGCCTTTGGGCATGCCCTTGATTCGCAAGCTCGAGGCCGGCCTGTGGGAAGTTCGATCGCATCTTCCCAACCGCATCGCACGCGTCATCTTCACTGTTGATGACGACACGATGGTCCTGCTGCATGGCTTCATCAAGCAATCGCAGAAAACGCCTGATAGCGATTTGCAGTTGGCCAGGCAGCGATTTCAATCCTTACGCGGATGA